One stretch of Erythrolamprus reginae isolate rEryReg1 chromosome 13 unlocalized genomic scaffold, rEryReg1.hap1 SUPER_13_unloc_1, whole genome shotgun sequence DNA includes these proteins:
- the LOC139155133 gene encoding vomeronasal type-2 receptor 26-like — MQQKEGFQYPAIVQLLLHFRWTLIGLFASDTEKGENFMRTFPPVLVRNGICVVISQQFSTTEPTASLRDALSKWRQVNVFVHFIEYDPLWDRILPFHETFLHLPGLIEEKVWILTTFALYKISKHRLLKYVHSILLFGYLRKRRPIDEAFEPKFFVEEKFQDLYFLCSLSKKVFSVKGRRRCTQKAPLETQRKRNRREFRNDYDYYSLMKTLAQALNAAYSSRLRRRKEGEKRSGSSRLQPWQFHPFLEKNEYWNISHFQLYLDQNGEIKADLVIAYYLVLPKEDPKVEILVYFKRQRLSVKQDALSRLKLLNKSLPQSKCVGSCHPGFVKSAREGEPVCCYDCLPCPEGTFSTQEDTEKCTKCPDDKYPNEHRVQCIHKVITFLSYEEDLGIILVSFALLFFLTTGLVLTIFIKYLETPIVKANNRDLSYILLLSLLLCFLSSSLFIGQPRKATCLLRQTVFSLIFSVAISSLLAKTIMVVLAFLSTKPGNRVKRWLGKSLANSIILSSSTVQIIICSIWLGVSPPFPDSDLHSQHGEIILQCNEGAVVMFYVTLSYMGFLAVICFTVAFLARNLPGAFNEAKLITFSMLVFCSVWVTFVPTYLSTKGKYMVAVQVFSILASSAGLLGCIFIPKCYIILLRPDLNTKEHLTARTNVKR; from the exons ATGCAACAGAAAGAAGGATtccagtacccagccattgtccaactgctcctccatttcagatggaccctgattggcctctttgcttcagacacagagaagggagagaatttcatgaggactttccctcctgtgcttgtcaggaatggaatttgtgtggttatatcacaacaattctcaacaactgaacctacagcctccctcagggatgccctctctaagtggagacaagtcaatgtctttgttcacttcatagaATATGAtcccctttgggacagaattcttcctttccatgaaacatttctgcacttgccgggactcattgaagagaaagtctggatcctcacaacttttGCATTGTATAAAATAAGCAAGCACAGACTTCTCAAATATGTCCATAGTATTTTGTTGTTTGGTTATCTGCGCAAAAGAAGGCCAatagatgaagcctttgaacccaagttctttgtggaagaaaagtttcaagacctttattttctctgttctctttcaaagaaggtcttttctgtcaaaggccgcagaagatgcacccagaaagccccactggagacccagaggAAAAGGAACAGAAGAGAGTTCAGAAATGACTATGACTATTACAGcctcatgaagactctggcccaggcCTTGAATGCAGCCTATTCCTCCAGattgagaagaaggaaggagggagaaaagaggtcggggtcttcaaggctgcagccgtggcag tttcatccctttttggagaagaatgaatattggaatatttcacactttcaactgtacttggaccaaaatggagagataaaagcagatctggtCATTGCCTactacttggttctccccaaAGAGGATCCCAAGGTGGAGATTCTGGTGTATTTTAAAAGGCAGAGACTTTCTGTCAaacaagatgctctttcacggctaaagttactcaataag tctctgcctcagtccaaatgtgtgggaagttgtcatcctggatttgtcaagagtgctcgagaaggagagccagtttgctgctacgactgccttccttgtccggaggggaccttctccactcaggaag atactgaaaaatgcaccaagtgtccagatgataaatatcctaatgagcacagAGTCCAATGCATCcacaaagttataaccttcctgtcttatgaagaagaTCTGGGCATCATCCtagtctcttttgccctacttttCTTCCTAACTACAGGTCTTGTTTTAACCATCTTCATTAAATAcctagaaactcccattgtcaaagccaacaaccgcgACCTTTCCTACATCCTCCtgctctccctcctgctttgcttcttgtcttcttctctcttcattggtcaaccaaggaaagccacctgccttctccgacaaacagttttcagcctcatcttctcagttgccatttcttctctcttggccaaaaccatcatggtgGTACTGGCTTTTCTGTCCACGAAACCAGGAAACcgagtgaagagatggttggggaagagcttggccaactccatcatcctttcttcttctactgtccaaattatcatctgctccatctggcttggagtttctccccctttccctgactctgacctccattcccagcatggagagatcatcttgcaatgcaacgaaggtgctgttgtcatgttctacgtcaccctcagctacatgggcttcctggctgtcatctgcttcacggtggctttcctggccaggaatctgcctggggccttcaacgaagccaagctgatcaccttcagcatgctggtcttctgcagtgtctgggtgacttttgtgcccacctacctgagcaccaaagggaaatacatggtggctgttcaggtgttttccatcctggcctccagtgctggtctgctaggttgcatcttcatccccaagtgctacattatccttctgaggccagacctgaacacaaaggagcatctcacagccagaacaaatgtaaaaagatGA